One stretch of Tepidibacter hydrothermalis DNA includes these proteins:
- a CDS encoding response regulator transcription factor, with protein sequence MEERILVVDDEKSIADLIAYAFKKENYSVETAYNGEEALNKIKSFNPNVIIIDIMMPKMDGFEVCRKLDNREDLGIVMLTSKSDIVDKVLGLELGADDYITKPFDIREIIARVKSLLRRLNKSSSKSEDKDIQIKDLKVLLKQRKVLIKGEEIEFTPKEFNLLVLLLSNLDRVYTREELLDLIWGMEYIGGTRTVDIHIQRLRKKLNKPYENIIQTVYRVGYKAIGEVYEG encoded by the coding sequence ATGGAAGAAAGAATATTAGTAGTAGATGATGAAAAGAGTATTGCTGATTTAATTGCATATGCTTTTAAAAAAGAAAATTATAGTGTTGAAACTGCTTATAATGGAGAAGAAGCATTAAATAAAATAAAAAGCTTTAACCCTAATGTGATTATTATAGATATAATGATGCCAAAAATGGATGGATTTGAAGTGTGCAGAAAATTAGATAACAGAGAAGATTTAGGAATTGTTATGCTTACTTCAAAAAGCGATATTGTAGACAAAGTATTAGGATTAGAGCTAGGGGCTGATGACTATATAACAAAGCCATTTGATATAAGAGAAATAATAGCAAGGGTTAAGTCTCTACTTAGGAGATTAAATAAAAGCTCTAGTAAATCTGAAGACAAAGATATACAAATTAAAGATTTGAAAGTCTTGTTAAAACAAAGAAAAGTTCTTATAAAAGGAGAAGAAATAGAGTTTACACCTAAGGAATTTAATCTGTTAGTTCTTTTGTTATCAAATTTAGATAGAGTATATACGAGAGAGGAGCTTTTAGATTTGATCTGGGGAATGGAGTATATTGGAGGAACTCGTACAGTAGATATTCACATTCAAAGACTTAGAAAAAAACTAAATAAACCTTATGAAAATATAATACAGACAGTATATAGAGTAGGATATAAAGCTATAGGTGAAGTCTATGAAGGTTAG
- a CDS encoding DMT family transporter, which translates to MKQSNITGQLLVLMAAVLWGTTGSAQAFAPENANSIAIGAIRMAIGGSTLFFIAIITGSFKTKIQLDKKLLLIASTCMAFYQPLFFSGVSKTGVALGTVLAIGSAPVFSGIIEYFMEKKLSRRWIIATIVSIVGCILLFSGQDSINMNVLGSILALGAGLSYAVYVRVSQKLFQDSPSDAVNGLVFMISAVMLSPILFVNDLSWVLTTRGIMVTLHLGIVATALAYTLFAYGLVNISTPKAVTLTLAEPLTAAMLGVMIFNEKLTVISMVGVLLLFCGLIINSYPEKRLDKNNE; encoded by the coding sequence ATGAAACAATCTAATATAACAGGACAGTTATTAGTATTAATGGCAGCAGTATTATGGGGGACAACAGGTTCTGCACAGGCTTTTGCTCCGGAAAATGCTAATTCAATTGCAATTGGTGCAATTCGTATGGCAATAGGAGGAAGTACTTTGTTTTTTATAGCAATAATAACAGGTTCATTTAAAACTAAAATTCAGTTGGATAAGAAATTACTATTGATAGCATCTACATGTATGGCTTTTTATCAACCACTTTTCTTTTCTGGAGTATCAAAAACAGGTGTAGCACTTGGTACTGTTTTAGCAATAGGAAGTGCCCCTGTTTTTTCAGGAATTATCGAATATTTTATGGAAAAGAAACTTAGTAGAAGGTGGATTATAGCTACTATAGTATCTATTGTTGGATGTATTTTGCTTTTTAGCGGACAAGATTCTATCAATATGAATGTGCTTGGTTCAATTTTAGCATTAGGTGCAGGTCTATCCTATGCAGTATATGTAAGAGTATCTCAAAAGCTGTTTCAAGATTCACCTAGCGATGCAGTTAATGGATTGGTATTTATGATAAGTGCAGTTATGTTATCTCCAATTTTATTTGTGAATGACTTAAGTTGGGTATTAACAACACGTGGAATTATGGTAACACTTCATTTGGGAATAGTGGCAACTGCTTTAGCGTATACCCTATTTGCATATGGACTAGTTAACATATCAACACCTAAAGCTGTTACTTTAACATTAGCAGAACCACTTACAGCAGCTATGCTTGGAGTTATGATATTTAATGAAAAGCTAACAGTTATTTCAATGGTAGGTGTTTTACTTTTATTCTGTGGTTTGATTATAAATTCTTATCCTGAAAAGAGACTAGATAAAAATAATGAATAA
- a CDS encoding helix-turn-helix domain-containing protein encodes MESNNLLCETRTYTNISYTHDHSYAQLILPLQGNLSIKTDNHELSLDEKHLFFLPPKCSHSFYSDNINKFLVLDIPKTINPTVLGDIFKYELHQILDDRWKAIRYLLQEETQRSNKRALGDLVNYACRFLTEDTKPISIQYIHNNFEKSISIQELAAIENFNISYYIEWFNKKTAMTPNAYIQKLRLEKAKEYLVDTELSLLMISQLVGYEQQSSLTRLFKNHESISPSTYRKIYREKGKIYRV; translated from the coding sequence ATGGAATCAAACAATTTATTATGCGAGACTAGGACTTATACAAACATATCGTATACACATGATCACTCGTATGCTCAGTTAATACTCCCCCTTCAAGGTAATTTATCTATAAAAACAGATAATCATGAGCTGAGTCTAGATGAAAAACATTTGTTTTTTCTTCCTCCTAAATGTTCTCATTCATTCTATTCTGACAATATAAATAAATTTTTAGTACTAGATATTCCCAAAACAATTAATCCTACTGTATTAGGAGATATATTTAAATATGAGCTTCATCAGATTCTTGATGATAGATGGAAGGCTATAAGATATCTTTTGCAGGAAGAGACTCAAAGATCAAATAAAAGAGCATTAGGAGACTTAGTAAACTATGCATGTCGTTTTTTAACTGAGGATACAAAGCCAATTTCTATACAGTATATTCATAATAATTTTGAAAAATCTATATCAATTCAAGAATTAGCAGCAATTGAAAATTTTAATATATCTTACTATATCGAATGGTTCAATAAAAAAACTGCCATGACACCAAATGCGTATATTCAAAAATTAAGATTAGAAAAAGCAAAAGAATACTTAGTAGATACAGAATTAAGTTTACTTATGATTTCTCAACTTGTAGGATATGAGCAGCAGTCATCACTTACTAGGCTATTTAAGAATCATGAATCTATATCACCAAGTACGTATCGAAAAATATACCGAGAAAAGGGTAAAATATACCGAGTTTAA
- a CDS encoding MarR family transcriptional regulator — protein sequence MCNIDISSIFELNYTIENTFFSKINDDFEIKEGLKDTHIKALIIIKYGNGITMSETSHRLNLVKGAFTPVANRLIEFGLIEKIKSEKDKRVTHLVLTEEGESFSTDLLEVVSNGILAKVDKLSDEEKEAYFAAIKFVLSTTKKISD from the coding sequence ATGTGCAATATTGATATTAGCAGTATTTTTGAATTGAATTATACCATTGAAAACACATTTTTCTCTAAAATAAATGATGATTTTGAAATAAAAGAGGGACTAAAGGATACTCATATAAAAGCTCTTATAATTATCAAGTATGGTAATGGAATAACTATGTCTGAAACAAGCCATAGACTGAACCTTGTAAAGGGAGCATTTACACCTGTAGCTAACAGATTAATAGAGTTTGGATTGATTGAGAAAATAAAAAGTGAAAAAGATAAGAGAGTTACTCATTTAGTTTTGACTGAAGAGGGAGAATCCTTCAGTACAGATTTGCTAGAAGTAGTCTCTAATGGTATTTTAGCAAAAGTAGATAAATTGAGTGATGAAGAGAAAGAGGCATACTTTGCAGCAATTAAATTTGTTTTAAGCACAACAAAAAAGATATCTGATTAA
- a CDS encoding MATE family efflux transporter: protein MDKTKQLGTEPIGKLLTQYSVPAIIAMIVNAVYNIIDRIFIAQYAGESALAGLTVTFPIMMLIIAFASLIGSGSASIMAIKLGKNDKEGVSQTFGNSLTLGSIVAVLFMIVCYPNMNFVLSLLGANSSLLSYAADYMNIILIGFIFQMTSFVLSSSVRIEGNPMLSMTSMLVGAITNIILDYVFIGVLSWGVKGAAIATVAGQILGFLVLLSFYMRKRSILLITKENFIPKFEEIKDIVSVGFTSFLSTIGASVASVFLNRSLITYGGNAAITAIGAISSLSTLFLMPMIGIQQGMQPIISYNHGSMFKDRVNKTLLLSVVVSSLFAVIVFICLQLYPEAFMSMFLSKESSTMQVAVTGLRYYILMLPGLGIGFIGSAYFQAIAKSKEAIILGSLRQFILLIPLVIILPKLFGLTGVWLSTPVADAITILATAVLLIKDIRTPYEKVLMKTN, encoded by the coding sequence ATGGATAAAACTAAACAACTAGGAACTGAACCTATTGGTAAATTACTTACTCAATATTCAGTTCCTGCAATAATCGCAATGATAGTAAATGCGGTTTACAATATTATTGATAGAATCTTCATAGCCCAATATGCTGGTGAAAGTGCTTTAGCGGGCTTAACAGTTACATTTCCAATAATGATGCTAATAATAGCTTTTGCTAGTTTAATAGGTTCTGGTAGCGCTTCAATTATGGCTATCAAACTTGGAAAAAATGATAAAGAGGGTGTTAGTCAAACATTTGGTAACTCGTTAACTCTAGGCTCTATTGTAGCCGTCTTATTTATGATAGTATGTTACCCAAACATGAATTTTGTATTATCTTTATTAGGAGCAAACTCGAGTTTACTTTCATATGCTGCTGATTATATGAATATAATTCTGATTGGTTTCATATTTCAAATGACGTCATTTGTTTTAAGTAGCTCTGTAAGAATAGAAGGTAATCCTATGCTTTCTATGACATCAATGTTAGTTGGTGCAATAACAAATATTATTCTTGACTATGTTTTTATAGGTGTTCTTAGTTGGGGTGTTAAAGGTGCTGCTATAGCAACTGTTGCAGGTCAAATTCTAGGATTTTTAGTTTTACTTTCTTTCTATATGAGAAAAAGAAGTATATTGTTGATCACAAAAGAAAATTTCATTCCCAAATTCGAGGAAATTAAAGATATAGTTAGTGTAGGATTTACTTCATTTCTATCAACTATTGGAGCAAGTGTAGCTTCAGTGTTTTTAAATCGTTCATTAATTACGTATGGAGGAAATGCTGCTATAACTGCTATAGGTGCTATAAGCAGTTTGTCTACTTTATTTTTAATGCCAATGATAGGAATTCAGCAAGGTATGCAACCAATAATAAGCTACAATCATGGTTCAATGTTTAAGGATAGAGTGAATAAAACTTTGCTGTTAAGTGTTGTAGTATCATCTTTATTTGCTGTAATAGTGTTTATTTGCTTACAACTGTACCCTGAAGCTTTCATGTCTATGTTCTTAAGTAAAGAATCTAGTACTATGCAGGTGGCTGTTACAGGATTAAGATATTATATACTTATGTTACCAGGATTAGGTATTGGCTTTATTGGATCAGCATATTTTCAAGCAATTGCTAAGAGTAAAGAGGCAATAATTTTAGGCTCTCTTAGACAGTTTATATTATTGATTCCTCTTGTTATAATCTTACCAAAATTATTTGGTCTAACAGGAGTATGGTTATCTACTCCTGTAGCTGATGCTATCACAATATTAGCAACAGCTGTACTATTAATTAAGGATATTAGGACTCCTTATGAAAAAGTACTGATGAAGACAAACTAA
- a CDS encoding NUDIX domain-containing protein: MKQYPEPTVGAIIFNPEGKILLCKSHKWNNQYVIPGGHIELGEKMEDALRREILEETGLHIYDIKLISLKESVYSNKFHSKKHFIFIDYTCKTDSTNVQLNDEADGYEWVDLQEIENYDLGGFVKDLLIKLRNKKEAENNVEIFYNY; the protein is encoded by the coding sequence ATGAAACAATATCCAGAACCTACTGTTGGAGCTATAATTTTCAATCCAGAAGGGAAAATTCTTCTTTGTAAATCACATAAATGGAATAATCAATATGTGATACCTGGTGGACATATTGAACTAGGTGAAAAAATGGAAGATGCTTTGAGGCGAGAAATATTAGAAGAGACTGGCCTACACATATATGATATTAAACTAATTAGTTTGAAAGAAAGTGTATATAGTAATAAATTTCATTCGAAAAAACATTTTATTTTTATTGATTATACATGTAAAACAGATTCAACTAATGTACAGCTAAATGACGAGGCAGATGGTTATGAATGGGTAGATCTACAAGAAATTGAAAACTATGACTTGGGTGGATTTGTAAAAGATTTATTGATAAAATTGAGAAATAAAAAAGAAGCAGAGAATAATGTAGAAATATTTTATAATTATTAA
- a CDS encoding winged helix-turn-helix transcriptional regulator: MSTPEIQVDEKGKLKCCLEDTLSVIGGKWKLVILWHLGKEGIHRYNELRRLMPGITHKMLSQKLKELEADGLINRKQYNEVPPKVEYSLTKKGYSVMPILDTMHKWGRENE; this comes from the coding sequence ATGAGTACACCAGAAATACAAGTAGATGAAAAAGGAAAATTAAAATGTTGCTTAGAGGATACTCTATCTGTAATAGGTGGTAAGTGGAAACTTGTTATTCTTTGGCATCTTGGTAAAGAAGGTATACATAGATATAATGAATTAAGACGTCTTATGCCTGGTATAACTCATAAAATGTTAAGTCAAAAACTCAAGGAACTAGAAGCTGACGGGTTAATAAATAGAAAGCAATATAATGAAGTACCACCTAAGGTTGAATATTCTTTGACTAAAAAGGGATATTCTGTTATGCCTATATTAGATACTATGCACAAATGGGGAAGAGAAAATGAATAG
- a CDS encoding nitroreductase family protein yields MEIIKGIIERRSIRKYTEEKISDEKIKEILKAGMYAPSGGNAQPWDFVVIKDKKLLTEITKVHSYSHSLKEADCGIIVCGNLKKEKFKDLWIQDCSAATQNILLAAHSLGLGSVWLGLYPEMDRVDGVRDIINAPENIIPFSIISLGYPAEKKSIPDRYDESNIHYEQW; encoded by the coding sequence ATGGAAATAATAAAAGGTATTATAGAAAGAAGAAGTATTAGGAAATATACAGAAGAAAAAATATCTGACGAAAAAATAAAAGAAATATTGAAAGCAGGTATGTACGCTCCATCAGGTGGAAATGCTCAACCGTGGGATTTTGTAGTAATTAAAGATAAGAAACTTCTAACTGAAATTACTAAAGTTCATTCTTATTCCCATTCATTGAAAGAAGCAGATTGTGGTATTATCGTATGTGGGAATCTTAAAAAAGAAAAGTTTAAAGATTTGTGGATTCAAGACTGTTCAGCTGCTACTCAAAACATACTTTTAGCTGCTCATTCATTAGGCCTTGGATCTGTATGGCTTGGATTATATCCTGAAATGGATAGAGTAGATGGTGTTAGAGATATTATAAATGCTCCAGAAAATATTATTCCTTTTTCTATAATTTCTCTAGGTTATCCGGCAGAAAAAAAATCTATTCCAGATAGATATGATGAAAGTAATATACATTATGAGCAGTGGTAA
- a CDS encoding YjjG family noncanonical pyrimidine nucleotidase: MKYEIIIFDADETLFDFKKSEREALKNTILKFDIEYDENYHLKVYKEVNTAIWKELENGLITQKKLKTERFKRLSDRLNVKFDEFEFAKSYMKHLSLASFLYDDSIELIENLNENYRLTIITNGLKDVQDNRIRKSIIAKYFEDIVVSEEVEVSKPDPKIFEHALNNINHTDKSKVLIVGDSLTSDIQGGINFGIDTCWFNPSKTANNTGIKPTYEISNLIEIKDILKK, from the coding sequence ATGAAGTACGAGATTATAATATTTGATGCAGATGAGACCTTATTTGATTTTAAAAAATCTGAAAGAGAGGCTCTTAAGAATACTATACTTAAATTTGATATAGAATATGATGAAAACTATCATTTGAAAGTATATAAGGAAGTAAATACAGCTATATGGAAAGAACTTGAGAATGGACTTATAACTCAGAAAAAATTAAAGACTGAGAGATTTAAAAGGTTATCAGACAGATTGAACGTTAAATTCGATGAATTTGAATTTGCTAAGTCATATATGAAGCATTTATCTTTAGCATCGTTCTTATATGATGATAGTATAGAACTTATAGAGAATTTGAATGAAAATTATAGACTTACTATAATTACTAATGGACTTAAGGATGTCCAAGATAATAGAATAAGAAAGTCGATTATAGCAAAGTATTTTGAGGATATAGTAGTATCTGAGGAGGTTGAGGTGTCAAAACCAGATCCTAAAATATTTGAACATGCTTTAAATAATATAAATCATACTGATAAGAGTAAGGTATTGATAGTAGGAGATAGTTTAACATCTGATATACAAGGTGGAATAAATTTTGGTATAGATACATGCTGGTTTAATCCAAGTAAGACTGCAAATAATACTGGAATAAAACCTACCTATGAAATCTCTAATTTGATAGAGATTAAGGACATACTTAAAAAATAG
- a CDS encoding Crp/Fnr family transcriptional regulator, with amino-acid sequence MKKISDNNLLRHYISKYNLETIFDEDLLKHAQLHFYQKGEYILESNFNLEYYYLIVDGKVTVSYLLENGKSILLKFYHAFNTLGDIELLKNIPICCNNQAIEDSYLVAIPSDIIRNKYLDNPKFLHHLINSLSEKLYATLNNSSYNLTYPLINRLSSYLVEYISNKNYIVLSSSFNEIAQFLGTSYRHLNRTFKELESRSIIKCENKTIHILDKDTLLELSKNDYIKSL; translated from the coding sequence ATGAAAAAAATTTCGGATAATAATCTTTTAAGGCATTATATCTCTAAGTATAATTTAGAAACTATATTTGATGAAGATTTGTTAAAGCATGCTCAACTTCATTTTTATCAAAAAGGCGAATATATCTTAGAATCGAACTTTAATCTTGAATACTACTATTTAATCGTTGATGGAAAAGTTACAGTATCTTACCTTTTAGAGAACGGTAAATCTATACTTTTAAAGTTTTATCATGCATTTAATACTTTAGGAGATATAGAACTTTTAAAAAATATTCCTATATGCTGCAACAATCAAGCAATAGAAGATTCATATTTAGTAGCAATTCCATCAGATATAATTAGAAATAAATATTTAGATAATCCAAAATTCTTACACCATCTAATAAATTCTTTAAGTGAAAAACTTTACGCAACCTTAAATAATAGTTCATACAATCTTACTTATCCCCTTATAAATAGACTCTCTAGCTATTTAGTTGAGTATATATCAAATAAAAATTATATAGTTTTAAGTTCCTCATTTAATGAAATTGCTCAATTTTTAGGAACAAGCTATAGACATTTAAATAGAACCTTTAAAGAACTTGAATCAAGGTCGATTATAAAATGTGAAAATAAAACAATACACATATTAGATAAAGATACGCTTCTAGAATTATCTAAAAATGATTATATAAAATCACTATAA
- a CDS encoding zinc ribbon domain-containing protein YjdM: MMSLPNCPKCNSEYTYEDGSLLVCPECAHEWTLESETEEVKVIKDVNGNVLNDGDSVTVIRDLKVKGSSSSIKIGTKVKNIRLVHDPSDGEHDIECKIDGFGAMKLKSSVVKKA; the protein is encoded by the coding sequence ATGATGAGTTTACCAAATTGTCCAAAGTGTAATTCAGAATATACTTATGAAGATGGAAGCCTTCTTGTTTGTCCAGAATGTGCTCATGAATGGACTTTAGAATCAGAAACTGAAGAGGTAAAAGTTATTAAAGATGTGAATGGAAATGTTTTAAATGATGGAGATTCTGTAACAGTAATTAGAGATCTTAAAGTAAAGGGAAGTTCATCAAGTATAAAAATAGGTACAAAAGTAAAGAATATACGTTTAGTTCATGATCCATCTGATGGAGAGCATGATATCGAGTGTAAGATTGATGGTTTTGGAGCTATGAAATTAAAATCTTCAGTTGTTAAAAAAGCATAA
- a CDS encoding response regulator transcription factor codes for MKINEDKKSIGKTASLTIVFIGLISWTTDFRFLKLQDIRMMTIILISTVILMLLGQGDSIDYSGLLDKFRFNLFLTGLLISSFLLFNYLSTSIEYENILNEIILCLKPMLFCLLIYLPGMNILGYLVNKRIEKKPSISKQTLNLTRREREVFNLAINNLSNKEISEKLFIAETTVKKHMQNILKKSDCSNREELIKLFSKEIMNSSSEI; via the coding sequence ATGAAAATAAATGAAGATAAAAAAAGTATAGGAAAAACTGCAAGTTTGACTATAGTTTTTATAGGTTTGATTAGTTGGACAACGGATTTTAGGTTTCTGAAGTTACAAGATATTCGCATGATGACTATTATTCTTATAAGTACGGTAATCTTAATGTTACTTGGACAAGGTGATAGCATTGATTATTCTGGACTTTTGGATAAGTTTAGATTCAACCTATTTTTAACAGGGTTGCTAATATCATCGTTTTTACTGTTTAACTATTTGAGTACTTCAATTGAATATGAAAATATACTTAATGAAATTATACTTTGTTTGAAGCCAATGTTATTCTGTTTATTGATTTATTTACCTGGAATGAACATATTAGGATACTTAGTAAATAAACGTATTGAGAAAAAACCTTCAATAAGTAAACAGACCTTGAATCTTACGAGAAGAGAGCGAGAAGTTTTTAATCTTGCTATTAATAATCTTAGCAATAAAGAAATCAGCGAAAAGCTGTTTATAGCAGAAACCACTGTAAAAAAACACATGCAAAATATATTAAAAAAATCAGATTGTTCTAATAGAGAAGAGTTAATTAAACTATTTTCTAAAGAAATAATGAATAGTTCATCGGAGATATAG
- a CDS encoding CD3324 family protein: MKYVRAKDVLPEEIVKIIQKYVDGKYLYVPRKNENHKAWGEESGIKNSLKIRNNEIYKKYIKGTTINELTQEYYLSEKSIRRIISQEKRLYSQSLQNCLLD; the protein is encoded by the coding sequence ATGAAATATGTAAGAGCAAAAGATGTGTTACCAGAGGAAATTGTTAAAATAATACAAAAATATGTAGATGGAAAATATCTTTATGTACCCAGAAAAAATGAAAACCATAAAGCCTGGGGAGAAGAAAGTGGTATAAAAAATAGTCTTAAGATTAGAAATAATGAAATTTATAAAAAATACATCAAAGGTACTACTATAAATGAACTAACTCAAGAATATTACCTATCAGAAAAAAGTATAAGAAGAATAATAAGTCAAGAGAAACGTCTATACTCACAATCATTACAGAATTGTTTATTAGATTGA
- a CDS encoding FusB/FusC family EF-G-binding protein: MKAFIKKHEYNYIKKCLHDLNNTFKNCVDINTIEAYKSYMHDKILRLFANLSEKEKEILDISKINETFDIDTYLNKLNEYVYGMPNITNTQISKLFKKEKKFKLPNLNSKDSKNVYLGWIDKSIRKLFIAYNLNGKLIGMTCKISNHSSTNTHICALCNRVGSQNEVAFVSSICKTSNTKKDGYSSIGFDICLDSEECNKRIVNIEKLEKILKDVNDIK, from the coding sequence ATGAAAGCTTTTATAAAAAAACATGAATATAATTATATAAAAAAATGTTTACATGATTTGAATAATACTTTCAAAAATTGTGTAGATATTAATACTATTGAAGCATATAAATCATATATGCATGATAAAATATTACGTCTATTTGCAAATTTATCTGAGAAAGAAAAAGAAATACTTGATATTAGTAAAATAAATGAAACCTTTGACATTGATACTTATTTAAATAAGTTAAATGAATATGTATATGGAATGCCAAACATTACAAATACACAAATTAGTAAATTATTTAAAAAGGAAAAAAAATTTAAATTACCAAATCTAAATTCAAAAGATTCTAAGAATGTATACTTAGGTTGGATTGATAAATCAATTAGAAAATTATTTATAGCTTACAATCTGAATGGTAAACTTATAGGCATGACATGTAAAATTTCTAATCATAGTTCAACCAATACTCATATATGTGCTCTTTGTAATCGTGTAGGTAGCCAAAATGAAGTAGCCTTCGTTTCATCTATCTGTAAAACATCTAATACTAAAAAAGACGGCTATAGCTCAATAGGCTTTGACATATGTTTAGATAGTGAAGAATGTAATAAAAGAATTGTAAATATAGAAAAACTCGAAAAAATTTTAAAGGATGTTAACGATATAAAATAA
- a CDS encoding GNAT family N-acetyltransferase has translation MNNDKIRKKYRFEKYDLKYFKSCADLVKQTWNLHGAYKEIKNIDCVYELYIRDCLDYSEYCDLIIDEDENVCGIMFGSFENRNIIQRSTLIIKRIKTCLWSSFRLLKGDFGKINNALSTYLNQKRDDNAGEVYSDNFSSEINLFIVSKSLRGQGYGYKLMNRYIEFCYENKLSSVFLWTDLGCSYSFYERYGFKLFDTFHGNTLSEGNGKDANGLIYCYQVLNN, from the coding sequence ATGAATAATGATAAAATTAGAAAAAAATATAGATTCGAGAAATATGACTTAAAGTATTTCAAGAGCTGTGCTGATTTAGTAAAACAAACTTGGAATCTTCATGGGGCATATAAAGAAATAAAGAATATTGACTGTGTTTATGAACTATATATCAGAGACTGTCTGGATTATAGCGAGTATTGTGATTTAATTATTGATGAAGATGAAAATGTATGCGGAATTATGTTCGGTAGCTTTGAAAATAGGAATATTATTCAGAGGAGTACATTAATCATAAAGAGAATTAAAACGTGCTTATGGAGTAGCTTTAGACTTTTAAAAGGTGATTTTGGGAAAATAAACAATGCACTAAGTACGTATCTTAATCAAAAAAGAGATGATAATGCAGGAGAGGTATACTCTGATAATTTTAGTAGTGAAATAAATCTGTTTATTGTTAGTAAAAGTCTCCGTGGTCAAGGATATGGTTATAAATTAATGAATAGGTATATTGAGTTTTGTTATGAGAACAAGCTAAGTAGTGTGTTTTTATGGACTGATTTAGGTTGCTCATATAGTTTTTACGAAAGATATGGTTTTAAACTGTTTGACACTTTTCATGGCAATACTTTATCTGAAGGAAATGGAAAAGATGCAAATGGATTGATTTATTGCTATCAAGTATTAAATAACTAG
- a CDS encoding Bax inhibitor-1/YccA family membrane protein, whose protein sequence is MESSFSNPYIQRVAGESNEYVGDTCTYGGIIEKAMYFFLVTFIGIGAFLFMQMHQPYVTYILIGAGVVGIIAPLLSYLVPKAIPILGTFFGFAQGYIIGYSCVEFSKGYSGVVPLAIIITFSAVIIMGVLYGSGIVKVDQKFKAIISALFLTSFVFGGVVFISSFFTSQLTSMFNKNGIVAIVASVLTLIVSVLNLAVDFDNITIGVDSGFSKNHEWTLAFGIITSIILIFLKVLKLVYQLVGDDDE, encoded by the coding sequence ATGGAAAGTAGTTTTTCAAATCCATATATTCAAAGAGTTGCAGGTGAATCAAATGAATATGTTGGAGATACTTGTACTTATGGAGGAATAATAGAAAAAGCAATGTATTTTTTTCTCGTTACATTTATAGGAATAGGTGCATTTTTGTTTATGCAAATGCACCAACCTTATGTGACATATATATTGATTGGTGCAGGGGTAGTTGGAATAATAGCACCGTTATTAAGTTACTTAGTTCCTAAGGCTATTCCAATATTAGGTACATTTTTTGGTTTCGCTCAAGGATACATTATTGGTTATTCTTGTGTAGAATTTTCAAAAGGCTATAGTGGAGTTGTTCCATTAGCCATAATAATAACTTTTAGTGCAGTAATCATAATGGGTGTTCTTTATGGATCTGGGATTGTAAAAGTTGACCAAAAATTTAAGGCAATTATAAGTGCTTTATTTTTGACTTCGTTTGTATTTGGGGGAGTTGTATTTATAAGCTCCTTTTTTACAAGTCAGTTAACTTCAATGTTTAATAAAAATGGTATTGTGGCTATTGTAGCATCAGTCCTTACCTTAATAGTATCTGTTCTAAATTTGGCAGTTGATTTTGATAACATTACAATAGGGGTAGATTCTGGATTTTCGAAAAATCACGAATGGACTTTAGCATTCGGTATTATCACGTCGATTATATTAATATTTTTAAAAGTGTTGAAACTCGTATATCAGTTAGTAGGTGACGATGATGAATAA